CGGTCAGGAGGCGGCCTCGGCGATGGCCCTGGCCTTGGCCTTGTTCAGGACATCCTTGGGACTCACCGCGAGTTTTTCCAATCCGAGTTCTCGTCCCGGCAGGCCCAGCGCCAGCCCCAGCAGCTGGGTGAAGTAAAAGACCGGTATGTTGTGGTTGGCGTTTTGGGCCTTGTTGATCTGTTTCTGCCGCAGATCAAGGTTCATCTGGCACAGCGGGCAGGCCGTGACCATGGCCATGGCGCCGACATCTTCGGCCAACGACAACAATTTATGGGAAAGATGGGTGACAACGTCCTTGCGCGGGATCCCGTAGGAGGCCCCGCAGCATTCGACCTTGAGCGGGTAGGGCAGTACCGTAGCCCCGCAGGCCTCCAGGACGCGGTCCATAGCCGTGGGGTTCTCGGGGTCGTCGAACTGCATGACATCAGGGGGACGATTCATGATGCAGCCGTAATACGGGGCCACGAGCAGACCGGTCAGTGGTTTTTGGACCTTGGAGGCCAGGGCGTCCACCCCGATGTCCTCGACAAGGATCTGCAGCGTGGATTTGACTTCGAGGTTTCCTGCATACGGCGTTTCCAAAAGTTCGTTCATCGCCGTGAGGCTGTCGGGATCCTCGGCCTTGCGGGCGGCCACCTTCAGATTGGTCAGGCAACTCGGACACGGCGTGGTCACACAGGTCGGCTCGAGTTGCTGAGCCAACTGGAGATTGCGCAGGGACAAGGCTCCGGAGAGCGTGTGGTCAACGGTGTGAGCCGGTGTCGAACCGCAGCAGCTCCAGTCCGGGATGTCCCGGAGTTGGATGCCGAGTTTGTCACAACACGCCCGGGTGGATTTGTCGTAATCCGTGGCGGTTCCTATCTGGGAGCACCCAGGATAATACGCATAGATGGTCTCGGAGCGCATGCTTACTCTTCCCTCCTCAGTCGGCGCAGCCACGCGGCCACTGGACTCATACGTTCGGCCTGAAACGGACGGTAGGCTTCCCGCCCTTGTTCCTGTTTTTCCATATAGCGATCAAAAATTGCGGCGACGTGCTCCTTGCCCTCAATGTTGTGGGGGGTGAAGCTGAGTTTGCCCTTGGCCATGACCGTGGGGCCCAATTCGGCATCGGTCATGACCCGTTTGCTGTGGGCGATGTACGAGGACATGGCCCCGAGTTCATAGACCCGGCCGTGTTTGTGGACCGATTCCAGGAAGGCGTCATAAAAGAGTTTGACGTTGCGCTCAGTGACGTAGCCTTCCCGGCGGGCCATATGCCGTAAAACATCCATGACCTGGGCCACATCGATATTGTTGGGACAGCGGGTGGTGCAGGATTGACAGGTGGCGCAGAGCCAAAGCGACCGGCTGCGCAGAACCGTGTCTTTTTGTCCCGCCTGAACGAGGCGCATGATCTGGTGCACCGGGATGTCATAGACGAAGGTGTAAGGACAGCCCGCCGTGCAGTTCCCGCATTGGTAGCACAGGGCGACATCCTGGTGACTTTCCTCGTTGACCTGTTGGGTAAAGGCAGGGTCGGTGTGGGTGGAAAGATTGATGGTCTGCATAGGGCGTCTTTTCCTCGCACTTCGTCAAATTTGAAATCAAAAAAATATAAGGCATGCCAGTAAATTTTATTTACTGGCATGCCTTAAGGAGGTTAGCGAAAGAGGGAACCGAGTCACTTAACCACCGCCAATAGAAGGAATCAACATGACATTGTCATTATCTGTAAGCCTAGTATCAAATTGGGATATCTGACCGTTAACTACAACAATTGCCACATCGTATTCATTAATTTCAAACTTTTTAAGTATATCAGAAACCGTAGAATTATCTAAAACCTCCACCTTACCAGTAGAGACTAAGTTGGTATTTAAGTTCGAAAAAAATTTGACATTAACAATCATTAGCCCCTCACATGTAATCTTCAATCCAATCTATATCTAAATCAACAAGCCGAGCATGAGAAGGACGACCTTCTTGATCCCAACCACAAACCTTATAGTATAGTTCTATTGCATCACGTAATTCTTGTTCATCAATCTTTTGACCTGCAAGAGGGCCATCGGGAAAAGGCTCATGCCAACGCGAAATGACACGATCATCATCAGAACCAAGCCCTTCTCTAATATTAAAAAGACGACTCATCACAAGGGAACGCTCACTGGCTTTTACAATTTCAAATAAACTTGTATCCCAACCAGTTATAGCCCTTACAGATTCAACTAAATTATGAAATGTCATGGCATGGATAGGAACTGAACAAAAATTACAGATAGATAGCAAGTTGTTTATACCCCACGCCAACTGTCCTAAATGAAAAAAGCGAACTTTGGCTTCATCTGTGCTAAGGGGTTCGACAGGATCTGTTACACCCAAAGCACTTAAAGCCTTAAAACCTTCCCCCTGAAAAGCAGTATCATGGGGGCATTCTACATGGTCAGCACCAGTTGAGCTCAGGGCATAGCCCATAGCCATCCCGGTCTTTCCCCGACCGTCATGAAGAGGAAGATCGTTGCCTTTAATATGGAAAGCATAGTTATGAGACCCTTTACCAATTTTTTCAGAAGCTCTAATCATTCCTTCAGCTAGGATGTCTCCGATCCCTTCTCTACGAGCAATAGTTTCTGCTAGCCAGCAAATAGACTCCGCATCACCCCACTGAAGTTCGCATCCGATATCTGAAGAAGATAAAATTCCATTTTCGAAACATTCCATGGCAAAGGCAATCATGTTACCTGTAGAAATTGTATCTATACCATACAAATTACAAATTTGATTAGCTCGGGCAATAGATTTTATATTACCATTAAGTAAGTTGCTTCCAAAAGCAGCCAGTGTTTCATACTCAGGACCACCATACTTAGGATCAAGAGGAAATTTAGGATCATCACTCTTTACAGAGCGCTTGCAAGCTACTGAACACATATAGCAAGTACTAGGTTTATGAAAAATTTCTTTTTCATAGTTTTCCCATTCAAGATTTTCGTGCTGATCGAAAGTGCCGTATTTGAAATTCTTGGTAGGCAAAATTCCTGAAGCATTCAAACCTTTTACCAAAACAGATGTGCCGCCAGTCGACAATCCCTTATTTGGTGGGTGGTTTTTAAGTCTATTCCTATGCCATTTATTAATTTCCTTGACAGCCTCAGGGTCAGCGAAAGAAGGCTTTTGTGAACCTCGAACGGCAATTGCCTTGAGGTTTTTTGAGCCCATAACACAGCCCATGCCAGTGCGACCATTGAAATGCTCTATGTCATTTGAAATATTGGCAAATCGAATAAGATTTTCACCACCAGGACCAATACTGGCAACTCGAACTTTTTTATCGCCGAGTTCTTCCTTGATCATCTCCAATGTCTGATAGTTATCCAACCCCCAAACATTGCGAGCATCTTTAATCTCAACATGCCCATCGACAATACTAAGATATACAGGATATTGAGCTTTTCCCTTGCAAATAATTGCATCATATCCTGCAAACTTAAGCTCTGGTGCAAAATACCCACCGGCTTCTGACTCCCCAAAACAATTCGTTAAAGGAGACTTAGAAGCAACTGTATAGCGATTATACCCGGAAATTGGAGCCCCACATATAACGCTTGTAGCAAAAACCAAAATATTTTCTGGACTAAGAGGTTCGACACCAGGTTTGAGCATCTTTAAAAGATAATATGAGGCAAAAGCCGAACCCCCCATATAGGTTTTGTACCATTTCTCGCTTGGTTCTTCAACGAAAGTTTCAGAACTAGTTAAATCAACATGAAGAATTTTACCAGTATAACCAGACGCCATTTTAAACCTCACTAAATTTGAAATTTATAGTATATGAAAAGTCTTCTAAATTATTGACCATAACCTAAATATGCAGGAAGCCAAGTTGACAGGTCAGGAACAAAGGTAAGAAGAAGGATACACAAGAGCAGGGCGACCAAGAAAGGCAATACACCTATCGCAAGCCTTTCGACAGAAACATTAGCAATTCTTGATGCAACAAAAAGATTGACCCCAAGCGGAGGTGTTAAAAGCGCCATTTCATTAGTTACGACAAGAATAATCCCAAAATGTATCGGATCAATTCCAACAACAGAAAACATCGGCATTAGAACTGGCACCAAAATAATAATTGTTGAGAGTGTTTCCATAAACATTCCCAAAAAGATCAAAACACCGATGATCATAAGCATTATGATATAAGGATCAGAAGAAACCTCTAACACTGACTGAGCCAAGCGCTGAGGAGCTTGCTCAAAAGTTAATATTTTCCCAAACAGGGTAGAAGTTCCTACAATAATTAAAACAGAGCCACATATCATTGCACCTTCAAGAAGAGACTTGTATACAGATGACAGATTAAGTGCTCGATTAATAAAAAAACCTACAAATAAGGCGTAAACAATAGCTAGCACTGATGCCTCAACTGGGGTACAAAGACCAGAGTAAATAGACCCCAATATTATCAAAGGAGTCACCAATGAAAAAAAACTTCGAAAACACGACTTCAAAAAATAACTAAATTTAAAGTCTTTAGCTTCTAGATCACCAGAAAACCCTTGGCGCCTAGCTACAAGCCAAGCAGTAGTGACCATTACAAACCCTACAATAAAACCAGGTATAAACCCTGCAGTAAACATGCCAGTGACAGAAACGTTTGCCAAGATAGCATATATGATCATTGGATTACTTGGCGGAATAAGCAAACCAATTGTACCACCAGAGGATGCAGTAGCTCCAGCATACTCTTTACTATAGCCATTTCTGAGCATAGCAGGAACCAAAAGCGTTCCTACCGCAGCAACAGTTCCCGGGCCAGAACCTGAAATTGCAGCAAAAAAAGTACACGCCAGGATTGTGGTTATACCCAAGCCTCCAGAAATTTTACCCACGATTTGATTCACAACGTCAACAATTTGCTTTGTTATATTTCCATACTCCATTAGAGTTCCAGCAATTACAAAGCAAGGTATTGCCAAAAGAGGAAACAAATTAAGTCCGTCAAAAATTGAGTTATGAATTACAGATAATGGCAAATACCCACCATATATCAATGCAATACCTGAAGATATTGCAAGACTCATGAAAACAGGCATCCCGATCAAAAATAAAACAACCAAGCTGGAAAGAGTTATTGTGAGTACAGAGAATTCCATATTATTCTGCCTCCATTTCAAAGTCTTGCAAAACAAGCTCCGAGAGAGTTCCTCTTTTAAGCCGAATTATATAACCCTCAATAATTCTCCAGCTCATTAGAACAAAACCAAATGGAACAACAAGTTCTACATAGGCCTTAGTGATGTGCAGTACGGGAGACACTTCAGGATATTTAAGAGCCGTTTGGATCACGTTCCAACTTAACCAGGCAATATAAAGATTAGCAGAAACCCATAGGGCGTCAGCTACAACCCTAAAAAACAAACGAACTTTATATGAAAAAACCAAAAATTGTGCTGTAATACGCACATGAGAACCATGCTTAGCGACCAAAGCAGCAGATACGATGACCGTAGCAAGAAAAGAAAACCTGCTAAGCTCTTCAGTCCAGGCAATGCCACCCCCTGTGAACCATCGTGCACTCACCTGTATAATGAGGCATGCAACCATGAGAGCTGAAGTGGAAACGCAAACTATCTCTTCAAAATAATCATAGATTTTTTGTGTCCAACGAAGTATAAATCTCATAATTGCATGCCTCCAATAACCTATAACCAGACTTTACTTGATGATGTCGACAACCTTATCAACAGTCTCTTTGCCACCAACTTCATCATAGAATTCTGACCAAAGAGCACGAGCCTTGGACTCCCAAACTTCTTCGTCATTAAGTTTGTGAAGCTCCATTCCGTGATCAAGGCATTGCTGCAAAGCTTTTTGTTCTTCTTGGGCAGACCAATCCCATTCATATTGAGCAGCCTCTTTTGCGGCACTTGTAACCAACTGCTTATTTGCTTCAGGCAAATTTTGATACCAAGTTTCACTGAAAAGCATTGGACCTACCCAAAGGAGGTAATGCAATTCTGTAATATAATCCTGTACTTCCCAAAATTTCTGGTCGCGATTAACAGAATGGGGGTTTTCTTGCCCATCAACCACACCCTGTTGAAGTGCGTTAAAGGTTTCATCCCATGCCACAGGATGAGGATTCACACCCCATGATTTAAAACTTTTAATTTGAACATCCACAGGAGGTACGCGAATTTTTAAGCCTTGAAGATCGTCAATGTTGGTGACAGGGTGCTTTGAATTCGTAAGATGACGATAGCCGCCAATCAACCAAGAGAGAGGCCTTGTTCCACTTTCTTGAGCAATCTGATCAGCTATTTCATTATTAAACTCATCGTGGTTGAAAAGCTTATAAGCTGATTCAATTTTTGGAAACATGTAGGGCATGTAATAAATTGAGGCTTGACTAGAAAATGGCGTCAAATTACCGACAGCCAAAACAGCAAGTTGTATTTCATTGGAGCGCAACTGCTTCACATTAGCTTGCTCGTCACCCATTGAGCCGCCATAAAAAGTAATTACTTCTATCTTGCCATCAGACTTTTTTTCGACAATTTCTTTAAATTTATCAATGGCAGTTGTGTGCAAACTCCCTTCGGGGTTTGCAGTAGCTGCACGGATTGTCATCGGTTTGTAATCTTGGGCTGCTACATGCATTGGAATTGAAACGAAGCACGTAAACAAAAGAGCAATCAATAATCTAGCCTTCATAAAGCCTCCAAATTAAAAATTTTACAAATTGCCGTTTACATTTACACTACACTCCCCAAAAAAAGTTATTGGTTATAAAACTTTGAAAACTGCATTACAGTCTTCCTGGCCATAACCCTCATCATGTGCCCTCATAAACTCTTTAAGCGCAGACTCCATTGTTTGAAGGTCAAGATTCCAGT
The sequence above is drawn from the Desulfohalobium retbaense DSM 5692 genome and encodes:
- a CDS encoding CoB--CoM heterodisulfide reductase iron-sulfur subunit B family protein, producing MRSETIYAYYPGCSQIGTATDYDKSTRACCDKLGIQLRDIPDWSCCGSTPAHTVDHTLSGALSLRNLQLAQQLEPTCVTTPCPSCLTNLKVAARKAEDPDSLTAMNELLETPYAGNLEVKSTLQILVEDIGVDALASKVQKPLTGLLVAPYYGCIMNRPPDVMQFDDPENPTAMDRVLEACGATVLPYPLKVECCGASYGIPRKDVVTHLSHKLLSLAEDVGAMAMVTACPLCQMNLDLRQKQINKAQNANHNIPVFYFTQLLGLALGLPGRELGLEKLAVSPKDVLNKAKARAIAEAAS
- a CDS encoding 4Fe-4S dicluster domain-containing protein, which produces MQTINLSTHTDPAFTQQVNEESHQDVALCYQCGNCTAGCPYTFVYDIPVHQIMRLVQAGQKDTVLRSRSLWLCATCQSCTTRCPNNIDVAQVMDVLRHMARREGYVTERNVKLFYDAFLESVHKHGRVYELGAMSSYIAHSKRVMTDAELGPTVMAKGKLSFTPHNIEGKEHVAAIFDRYMEKQEQGREAYRPFQAERMSPVAAWLRRLRREE
- a CDS encoding MoaD/ThiS family protein — translated: MIVNVKFFSNLNTNLVSTGKVEVLDNSTVSDILKKFEINEYDVAIVVVNGQISQFDTRLTDNDNVMLIPSIGGG
- a CDS encoding aldehyde ferredoxin oxidoreductase family protein, which produces MASGYTGKILHVDLTSSETFVEEPSEKWYKTYMGGSAFASYYLLKMLKPGVEPLSPENILVFATSVICGAPISGYNRYTVASKSPLTNCFGESEAGGYFAPELKFAGYDAIICKGKAQYPVYLSIVDGHVEIKDARNVWGLDNYQTLEMIKEELGDKKVRVASIGPGGENLIRFANISNDIEHFNGRTGMGCVMGSKNLKAIAVRGSQKPSFADPEAVKEINKWHRNRLKNHPPNKGLSTGGTSVLVKGLNASGILPTKNFKYGTFDQHENLEWENYEKEIFHKPSTCYMCSVACKRSVKSDDPKFPLDPKYGGPEYETLAAFGSNLLNGNIKSIARANQICNLYGIDTISTGNMIAFAMECFENGILSSSDIGCELQWGDAESICWLAETIARREGIGDILAEGMIRASEKIGKGSHNYAFHIKGNDLPLHDGRGKTGMAMGYALSSTGADHVECPHDTAFQGEGFKALSALGVTDPVEPLSTDEAKVRFFHLGQLAWGINNLLSICNFCSVPIHAMTFHNLVESVRAITGWDTSLFEIVKASERSLVMSRLFNIREGLGSDDDRVISRWHEPFPDGPLAGQKIDEQELRDAIELYYKVCGWDQEGRPSHARLVDLDIDWIEDYM
- a CDS encoding TRAP transporter large permease; amino-acid sequence: MEFSVLTITLSSLVVLFLIGMPVFMSLAISSGIALIYGGYLPLSVIHNSIFDGLNLFPLLAIPCFVIAGTLMEYGNITKQIVDVVNQIVGKISGGLGITTILACTFFAAISGSGPGTVAAVGTLLVPAMLRNGYSKEYAGATASSGGTIGLLIPPSNPMIIYAILANVSVTGMFTAGFIPGFIVGFVMVTTAWLVARRQGFSGDLEAKDFKFSYFLKSCFRSFFSLVTPLIILGSIYSGLCTPVEASVLAIVYALFVGFFINRALNLSSVYKSLLEGAMICGSVLIIVGTSTLFGKILTFEQAPQRLAQSVLEVSSDPYIIMLMIIGVLIFLGMFMETLSTIIILVPVLMPMFSVVGIDPIHFGIILVVTNEMALLTPPLGVNLFVASRIANVSVERLAIGVLPFLVALLLCILLLTFVPDLSTWLPAYLGYGQ
- a CDS encoding TRAP transporter small permease, with the protein product MRFILRWTQKIYDYFEEIVCVSTSALMVACLIIQVSARWFTGGGIAWTEELSRFSFLATVIVSAALVAKHGSHVRITAQFLVFSYKVRLFFRVVADALWVSANLYIAWLSWNVIQTALKYPEVSPVLHITKAYVELVVPFGFVLMSWRIIEGYIIRLKRGTLSELVLQDFEMEAE
- a CDS encoding TRAP transporter substrate-binding protein encodes the protein MKARLLIALLFTCFVSIPMHVAAQDYKPMTIRAATANPEGSLHTTAIDKFKEIVEKKSDGKIEVITFYGGSMGDEQANVKQLRSNEIQLAVLAVGNLTPFSSQASIYYMPYMFPKIESAYKLFNHDEFNNEIADQIAQESGTRPLSWLIGGYRHLTNSKHPVTNIDDLQGLKIRVPPVDVQIKSFKSWGVNPHPVAWDETFNALQQGVVDGQENPHSVNRDQKFWEVQDYITELHYLLWVGPMLFSETWYQNLPEANKQLVTSAAKEAAQYEWDWSAQEEQKALQQCLDHGMELHKLNDEEVWESKARALWSEFYDEVGGKETVDKVVDIIK